In Parasegetibacter sp. NRK P23, a single genomic region encodes these proteins:
- a CDS encoding Dabb family protein, which translates to MFIHHVFFWLIKGAGTENRDQLIKGLKDLSKAKSIKSFHIGVPANTNRPVIEKSYSVSWMLTFDTPEAQEAYQEDPLHLKFIADCAHLWEKVVVYDSIDA; encoded by the coding sequence ATGTTCATACACCATGTATTTTTCTGGCTCATCAAAGGAGCCGGCACTGAAAACAGGGACCAACTGATCAAAGGATTGAAAGACCTCTCGAAAGCGAAGTCCATCAAGAGCTTCCATATCGGTGTTCCGGCCAATACAAACAGGCCCGTGATCGAAAAATCGTACTCCGTTTCGTGGATGCTTACGTTCGATACACCCGAAGCACAGGAGGCTTACCAGGAAGATCCGCTGCACCTGAAGTTCATCGCCGATTGCGCCCATCTGTGGGAGAAAGTGGTAGTCTACGATAGCATTGATGCATAA